The sequence below is a genomic window from Cryobacterium arcticum.
GCGTCCAACTCGATCCGGGAGGCGACCGACCTCGGTGTGCAGTTCTTCGTGCGCGGAGACACCGGCAAGCCGCTCCACCCCGAGGTGGCGATCAACCTGGCCGCCGTCAACAAGCGCCTGCTGGCTCTGGCCCGGGAGCAGTCCGAAGACATGCGGGCCACCCTCGTGAAGGCCGGTGTCAAGCTGCAGAGCGGCCACGGCCGCCTCGACGGCCGCGACGCCGTGATCGTCTCCACGGGGGACGACGGCTCCGGAACCGACTTCGACCGGATCGAGGCCGACACCATCGTGCTCTCGGTCGGCGGCAGCCCGCGCACCCTGCCCAGCATGATGCCCGACGGCGAACGCATCCTCACCTGGACGCAGCTCTACAACCTCAAGTCGGTGCCCAAACACCTGATCGTGGTGGGCTCCGGCGTCACCGGCGCCGAGTTCGCATCCGCCTACCGGGCCCTCGGCGCCGAGGTCACCCTGATCTCCAGCCGCGACCAGGTGCTGCCCGGCGAGGACGCCGACGCGGCTGCCGTGATCGAGAACGTGTTCACCCGCAACGGCATGGTCGTGCTCAGCAAGTCCCGCGCCGCATCCGCCGAGCGCACCACGACAGGCGTGACCGTGACCCTCTCCGACGGCCGTACCGTCGAGGGCAGCCACTGCCTGATCGCCGTGGGCGCCGTGCCCAACACCACGGGCCTCGGCCTGGTCGAAGCCGGCGTGCAGTTGGACGAGTCCGGCCACATCCGGGTCAACCGGGTGGCCCGCACCTCGATCCCCAACATCTACGCGGCGGGCGACTGCACCACCGAGATGCCGCTGGCCTCCGTGGCCTCCATGATGGGCCGCACGGCCGTCTACCACGCCATGGGCGATGCCGTGAAGCCCATCGATGTGCGCAACGTCGCCGCGAACATCTTCACCCAGCCGGAGATCGCCACGGTGGGCTGGGCACAGAAGGAGATCGAGGAGGGCCTGCGCCGCGGCGAGGTCTACAAGATGCCGCTGGAGGCCAACCCGCGCGCCAAGATGATGGGCATCACCGACGGCTTCGTCAAGCTCATCGCCTCCCGTGGAACCGGCACCGTCATCGGCGGCGTCATCGTGGGCCCCAAGGCCAGCGAGCTGATCTTCCCGCTCACCCTGGCCGTCGAGCACGGCCTCACCGTCGACGAGGTCGCCGAGGCCTTCACGGTGTACCCGTCGCTGACGGGCTCGATCACGGATGCCGCGCGCGCCATGCACAAGGTGCACTACTGACCTAGCTCCGCACGCGCATCCGCTGACTGTTCCCGCTTGGGGAACAGTCAGCCGGGTTAGGAGACCGTCAGGAGCAGGTGGCCGCTGGAGACCGTGGCGCCGACGTCGGCGCCGATGGCCCCGATCACGCCGTCCTTGTGGGCGGTGAGCGGCTGTTCCATCTTCATGGCCTCGAGCACGAGCAGCAGGTCGCCCTTGACCACGGTGTCGCCCTCGGCGACGAGGATCTTGACGATAGTGGCCTGCATGGGCGCCTTGACCGCGTCGCCCGTCGAGGCGCTCACAGAGTGGGCCGCGGTGCGGCGGCGCGGCGCGGGGCCGGCGGTCTTCTCCGACGCGGTGCCGGGCAGCAGGCGGCTGGGCAGGCTCACCTCGATGCGGCGGCCGTCGACCTCGACGACCACGCTGTGGCGGGCGTCCGAGCGGGGGCGGTCTTCGACCGTGCCGCTCCAGGCCGCGATGGTGTTGTCGAACTCGGTCTCGATCCAGCGCGTGTAGATCGAGAAGGGCGCGCCGTCGGCGGGGGCGAAGGCCGGGTCGCGCACGATCATGCGGTGGAAGGGCAGAACCGTGGGCAGGCCGGCGACCTCGAACTCGTCCAGGGCGCGACGCGCGCGCTCCAGGGCCTGCTCCCGGGTGGCGCCCGTGACGACGAGCTTGGCCAGCAGCGAGTCGAACGAGCCGGAGATCTCATCGCCGGACTGCACGCCGCTGTCGACGCGCACACCGGGGCCGCCGGCGGGACGGAACACGTGCACGGGGCCGGGTGCGGGCATGAAGCCGCGGCCGGCGTCTTCGCCGTTGATGCGGAACTCGAAGGAGTGGCCCACAGCGATCGGGTCGTCGTAGTCGAGCACGCCGCCCTCGGCGAGGCGGAACTGCTCGCGCACCAGATCGATCCCGGTGACCTCCTCGGACACCGGGTGCTCCACCTGCAGGCGGGTGTTCACCTCGAGGAAGGAGACCGTGCCGTCCTGGCCGATCAGGAACTCGCAGGTGCCGGCGCCCACGTAGCCGACCTCCTTGAGGATCGCCTTGGATGCCCGGTACATCTCGGTCGTCTGCGCCTCGGTGAGGAACGGCGCCGGCGCCTCTTCGACGAGCTTCTGGTGGCGACGCTGCAGGGAGCAGTCACGCGTGGAGATGACGACGACGTTGCCGTGCGCATCCGCCAGGCACTGGGTTTCGACGTGCCGGGGCTTGTCGAGGTACTTCTCCACGAAGCACTCGCCGCGGCCGAACGCCGCGATGGCCTCGCGCACGGCGGAGTCGAACAGTTCGGGTACTTCTTCGCGGGTGCGGGCCACCTTGAGACCGCGACCGCCGCCGCCGAAAGCCGCCTTGATGGCGACGGGCAGGCCGTGCTGGTCGACGAAGTCGAGCACCTCGGATGCGTCCGCGACGGGGTTCAGCGTGCCGGGTGCCATCGGGGCGTGCACCTTCTCGGCGATGTGCCGGGCGGAGACCTTGTCGCCGAGCTGTTCGATGGCCTCGGGCGACGGCCCGATCCAGATCAGGCCGGCGCCGATCACGGCGCGGGCGAAGTCGGCGTTCTCGGCCAGGAAGCCGTAGCCGGGGTGCACGGCGTCGGCACGCGAGCGGCGGGCAATGGAGAGGATCTTCTCGATGACGAGGTAGGTTTCAGCGCTCGTCGTGCCGTCCAGACCGTAGGCCTCGTCAGCGAGGCGGGAATGCAGGGCGTCGCGGTCCTGGTCGGCGTACACGGCGACCGAGAGGATGCCGCTGTCCTTCGCCGCTCTGATCACTCGGACGGCGATCTCGCCCCGGTTGGCGATGAGGACCTTCGTTATACGCGACATAGGTACTGAGCCTATTGGTCAGCACCCCAGCTTTTTTGGTTCTTTCCCACAAAAACGGATGCCAGAACCCTGCGTCGGGCTACAAAGACGCCCCTCGGGTGGTCAGTCCGGTAGGGCCGAAGTACCCCGATTCCACAGGCTTGGCCAGTCATAGCCCAGCCGGGACACCAATCGGCGCAGGGTCGGCAGTGACAGCCCGACCACCGTGGACGGGTCACCCTCGATGCGGGTGATGTACGGCGCGCCGAGGCTGTCGATGGTGAAGGCGCCGGCCACCAAGAGCGGTTCGCCCGTGGCGATGTAGGCGTCGAGCTCGGCATCCGGGATGTCGTCGGCGAAGGTCACCGAAGCCTGGGCCACGGCCCCGACTGCCCGCCCAGGCTTGCCGTCGACGTACTCGATCAGCCAGTGGCCGGAGAAGAGTTGGCCGGTGCGGCCGCGCTGGCCCTGCCACCGTTCGCGGGCCCGCTCGGGGGTGTGCGGCTTGCCGTAGATCACGCCGTCGAGCACGAACACCGAGTCGCCGCCCAGGATCAGGCCGTCGATGCCGTGCGTCGCGCCGTCCGCGGCCACCGCCTCGGCCTTCGCCCTGGCCAGAAGCTCCACCACGTGGTGCGGCGTCAGCGGTGCACCGGTGCGCACCGCCTCCGCCTCGGCGACGGCATCCTCGTCGACCTCGGGCGAGATCGTGGCGGGTTCGATGCCCGCCGCCCGCAGCAGCGACAGGCGGGCGGGGGAGGTGGAGGCGAGGTACAGGCGCATGGAACCCTTCGGTGTCTCAGCAGATGTGGGATGCTCGTTCAATGGGCACCAACACCAATAATCAGGCACGACAGGGCAATCCCGAAGGCGAAATCGGCACGGAACTCGAGCTCGACGTCACAAATGTAGCCCACGGCGGCATCTTCGTGGCCCGGCACGAGGGTCGGGTGGTCTTCGTCAGCGACACCATGCCGGGTGAGCGGGTGCGTGCGCGGTTGACCGACGCGAACAAGAAGAGCTTCTGGCGCGCCGAGACCGTCGAGGTCCTCGAGGCCGCCCCGGAACGCCAGCCGCACATCTGGGCCGCCGCGGCCATCGACCGTGACCCGGCCGACCGTGCCGGCGGCGCCGAGTTCGGCCACATCGAACTCGGCCACCAGCGTGAACTCAAGCGTCAGGTGCTCGCCGACGCCCTGCACCGCATGGCCGGCATCGACACCGACGTCACCGTCGAGCCCGTTGCGGTGGCCGCGGATGCGTCGCCCGGCGACGCGATGGACGGCACCGGCTGGCGCACCCGGGTGCGCCTGCACGTGACCGACACCGGAATCGTCGGCCCCTACGCGGCCCGGTCGCACCGGGTGATCCCGGTCGACGACCTGCCGCTGGCGGTGCACGCCCTCGAGATGGCCGCGCCGCTGGACCGGTTGTTCGCCGGCGCAGCCTCCGTCGACGTCGTGGCGCCCAGCGTGGGCCCCGTGCAGATCCTGCCCGCCGAGCAGGACGACAAGGGCCGGCGCCGCCGCACCGCCCCGAACCCGATCACCGAGCTCGTCGGCGACCGGGAGTTCGGGCTCGACGCCGCCGGCTTCTGGCAGGTGCACGCCCGCGCTGCCGAGACCCTCTTCAGCGCCGTGCAGGACGCCATCGACCCCGACCTGTTCGACCCCAAGGCCGCCAACCTCGACCTCTACGGCGGGGTGGGCCTGCTCGCGGCCGCCGTCGGGGAGCGGTTCGGCCCGTCCGTGCGGATCACCTCGGTGGAAAGCGACGCGCAGGCCACCGGGTACGCCGCAGAGAACCTGGCCGAGTGGGTCGGCGCCGCCGCCCAGACCGACCGGGTCGACAGGTTCCTGGCCGGCCTCGCCCGCGACGCGAAGAACGCAGACCAGGGTCGCCAGCAGGCCGCCACCGTGGTCCTCGACCCGCCGCGTTCGGGTGCGGGGGCGGATGTGGTCGACAAGTTGGCCTTCCTCTCGCCCGCCCAGGTGGTCTACGTGGCCTGCGACCCCGTTGCTCTGGCACGGGACATCGCGCTGTTCGCCGGGTACGGCTACACCCTCAAGACCCTGCGCGCGTTCGATCTCTTTCCCAATACCCACCACGTCGAGGCCGTCGCGCTGCTGACCAAATAGCTAGTCTTAGCGGAGTACCCGCAACGAAGGATTGAGCACATCGTGACCGAGCTTGACGCAGCGCCCGACCTGGTCGACCACCCCGTCCGGGTGGGAATCGCCGACGACCACGAATCGGTGCGGCTGGGCATCAAGGCCGCCTGCGAGAACGCCGGCTTCGAGGTGGTCTTCGCGGCCGCCACGGTGCGGGAACTCGTCGACGGCATCTCCGGGCGCCCGGTCGACGTGATCGTGCTTGACCTGTCCCTCGGCGACGGCTCGCTGGTCACCGACAACGTGCACCTGGCCCGCAGCACCGGGGCGTCGGTGCTCGTGCACAGCATCGCCGACCGGGTCGCCCTGGTGCGGGAGGCCCTCGCCGCCGGCGCGGCCGGCGTGATCCCCAAGTCGTCGCCGACGACCACGGTGATGGCCGCCGTCGCCTCCGTCGCCCGCGGCGATGTGCTCAACAACCTCGAGTGGGCCACCGCGATCGACGCCGACCGGGACTTCGCCAAGGCGCAGCTGGGTCGCAGGGAGCGGGACGTCCTGCACCTGTACGCCTCCGGCCTGCCGTTGAAGATGGTCGCCATGCAGCTCGGCATCGCGCACTCCACGGCCCGGGAATACCTCGACCGCATCCGGGTCAAGTACGTGGAGGTGGGCCGCCCGGCGCCCACGAAGGTGGACCTGTTGCGGCGGGCCGTGGAAGACGG
It includes:
- a CDS encoding class I SAM-dependent RNA methyltransferase; this translates as MGTNTNNQARQGNPEGEIGTELELDVTNVAHGGIFVARHEGRVVFVSDTMPGERVRARLTDANKKSFWRAETVEVLEAAPERQPHIWAAAAIDRDPADRAGGAEFGHIELGHQRELKRQVLADALHRMAGIDTDVTVEPVAVAADASPGDAMDGTGWRTRVRLHVTDTGIVGPYAARSHRVIPVDDLPLAVHALEMAAPLDRLFAGAASVDVVAPSVGPVQILPAEQDDKGRRRRTAPNPITELVGDREFGLDAAGFWQVHARAAETLFSAVQDAIDPDLFDPKAANLDLYGGVGLLAAAVGERFGPSVRITSVESDAQATGYAAENLAEWVGAAAQTDRVDRFLAGLARDAKNADQGRQQAATVVLDPPRSGAGADVVDKLAFLSPAQVVYVACDPVALARDIALFAGYGYTLKTLRAFDLFPNTHHVEAVALLTK
- a CDS encoding acetyl/propionyl/methylcrotonyl-CoA carboxylase subunit alpha, encoding MSRITKVLIANRGEIAVRVIRAAKDSGILSVAVYADQDRDALHSRLADEAYGLDGTTSAETYLVIEKILSIARRSRADAVHPGYGFLAENADFARAVIGAGLIWIGPSPEAIEQLGDKVSARHIAEKVHAPMAPGTLNPVADASEVLDFVDQHGLPVAIKAAFGGGGRGLKVARTREEVPELFDSAVREAIAAFGRGECFVEKYLDKPRHVETQCLADAHGNVVVISTRDCSLQRRHQKLVEEAPAPFLTEAQTTEMYRASKAILKEVGYVGAGTCEFLIGQDGTVSFLEVNTRLQVEHPVSEEVTGIDLVREQFRLAEGGVLDYDDPIAVGHSFEFRINGEDAGRGFMPAPGPVHVFRPAGGPGVRVDSGVQSGDEISGSFDSLLAKLVVTGATREQALERARRALDEFEVAGLPTVLPFHRMIVRDPAFAPADGAPFSIYTRWIETEFDNTIAAWSGTVEDRPRSDARHSVVVEVDGRRIEVSLPSRLLPGTASEKTAGPAPRRRTAAHSVSASTGDAVKAPMQATIVKILVAEGDTVVKGDLLLVLEAMKMEQPLTAHKDGVIGAIGADVGATVSSGHLLLTVS
- a CDS encoding Maf family protein, which produces MRLYLASTSPARLSLLRAAGIEPATISPEVDEDAVAEAEAVRTGAPLTPHHVVELLARAKAEAVAADGATHGIDGLILGGDSVFVLDGVIYGKPHTPERARERWQGQRGRTGQLFSGHWLIEYVDGKPGRAVGAVAQASVTFADDIPDAELDAYIATGEPLLVAGAFTIDSLGAPYITRIEGDPSTVVGLSLPTLRRLVSRLGYDWPSLWNRGTSALPD
- a CDS encoding response regulator transcription factor, whose translation is MTELDAAPDLVDHPVRVGIADDHESVRLGIKAACENAGFEVVFAAATVRELVDGISGRPVDVIVLDLSLGDGSLVTDNVHLARSTGASVLVHSIADRVALVREALAAGAAGVIPKSSPTTTVMAAVASVARGDVLNNLEWATAIDADRDFAKAQLGRRERDVLHLYASGLPLKMVAMQLGIAHSTAREYLDRIRVKYVEVGRPAPTKVDLLRRAVEDGILPGLDPDGGDGRS
- a CDS encoding NAD(P)H-quinone dehydrogenase, translating into MSYEFERKQRIAIIGGGPGGYEAALAGAQQGAEVTLIERVGVGGAAVLTDVVPSKSLIATAEASNSIREATDLGVQFFVRGDTGKPLHPEVAINLAAVNKRLLALAREQSEDMRATLVKAGVKLQSGHGRLDGRDAVIVSTGDDGSGTDFDRIEADTIVLSVGGSPRTLPSMMPDGERILTWTQLYNLKSVPKHLIVVGSGVTGAEFASAYRALGAEVTLISSRDQVLPGEDADAAAVIENVFTRNGMVVLSKSRAASAERTTTGVTVTLSDGRTVEGSHCLIAVGAVPNTTGLGLVEAGVQLDESGHIRVNRVARTSIPNIYAAGDCTTEMPLASVASMMGRTAVYHAMGDAVKPIDVRNVAANIFTQPEIATVGWAQKEIEEGLRRGEVYKMPLEANPRAKMMGITDGFVKLIASRGTGTVIGGVIVGPKASELIFPLTLAVEHGLTVDEVAEAFTVYPSLTGSITDAARAMHKVHY